ATCTCCTGTACTCCGTGCGAGACTTCGCTCGTTTCCGCCGCACGTTCTTTGTGAGTACGGTCGGAACAAACGGTTATCTGGGTCTGCTGGCGGTGGCTCAGGCCATTCGCAACGAAGAAGCAAACCTGGAAAGCCTGCGCCGCAATCTGGAAGAACACATTGCGTTGTACGAAACCAATCAGGCGTCGCAGTTTCAGGTTGACCAGGTCTATCAGGAATACGCTCAGGGGCGTTTGAGTCTGATGCGGGCTCAGGCCACCTACAACACTGAGTTGGACCGTTATAAATTGCAGTTGGGCTTGCCGTCGACTCTTCACGTGAAACTCAACAGCGAAGAACTAAAGCAGTTTGAACTGAACGACCCGCGTCTGGAGAAGCTGACCGACAGGAACGACGCCACGCGAATTGGACTATTGCAGTTTTCGGAAGACGAGCTGCCTTCAATGTCCGAATTGCGGCCGTTCTACGCCGAGTGCGAAGCGATGCTGGACCTGATTCCTGAACTGACTTCGGAAGTAAAATCAGAACTGGAAACGTGGACGGCTCGGTTGAAGGCGGATACCGAAAGAACGTCCGGTGACCCCGATGACGAAGCAAGTGTAGAGCGACAGCGCGAGTTGGAGCTGGCTGAACGCCTTACGAAAGTGATCAGTGAGATTCTGGCAGAATTCCCGGCGGACGTAGAACAACTGGAAACCGCTCGAACGGCGATCGACGCAGATAAGCCTCTGCTCGCATGGGAAGCGTTGAATCTGCTGTGTGGCGACCAACTGCGTGAACGTCTGGATAGTCTTTTTGTGGTGCAGACTCAGGTGCGTGTGTACCTGATTCAAACGAAGCCCGTCGAAATTTCCGAAGACACGGCAATCTGGCTGGCGGAAAATAACCGGCTGGATTTAAAGAATCAGCAGGGCCGCGTAGTGGATGCTTATCGTCGCACGGAAGTGGCGGCGGACCTGCTGGAAGCGGATCTGGATCTGGTTCTGGGAGCGGACCTCGGTACCGATCCTGGCCGAATCAATCCGCTGCGATTCGATTCATCGGCCAGCACACTGCGAGCCGGTTTGCAGTTTGACGGGCCGCTGAACCGCATGGCGGAACGCAATGACTATCGAGCGAGCCAGATCGAATACCAGCGGGCTCGTCGGAACTATATGGCGGCTCGCGACAGTATTTTGTTCGACGTACGTAAGATTCTGCGTAACCTTAACC
This DNA window, taken from Fuerstiella marisgermanici, encodes the following:
- a CDS encoding TolC family protein, whose amino-acid sequence is MQADCDAEQLVAERTEPIFFLPDRSVQAAAHSRMADFSDPDCGPLPPDDPAAARFMDCPYKAKGSRVWHERGQLADIEFEHWRSFLPQDDEGVVPLNRQTAMELALLHSRDYQTQVEGVYLQALPVSLQRFQFDAQWTGGAGLAFLQRGGHTAGSTRTLSLTDGLGVSKRFATGGQLLADFSNAMTWEYNGGVSSAASVLSFQFLQPLMRRAFREVQLEPLTQAERNLLYSVRDFARFRRTFFVSTVGTNGYLGLLAVAQAIRNEEANLESLRRNLEEHIALYETNQASQFQVDQVYQEYAQGRLSLMRAQATYNTELDRYKLQLGLPSTLHVKLNSEELKQFELNDPRLEKLTDRNDATRIGLLQFSEDELPSMSELRPFYAECEAMLDLIPELTSEVKSELETWTARLKADTERTSGDPDDEASVERQRELELAERLTKVISEILAEFPADVEQLETARTAIDADKPLLAWEALNLLCGDQLRERLDSLFVVQTQVRVYLIQTKPVEISEDTAIWLAENNRLDLKNQQGRVVDAYRRTEVAADLLEADLDLVLGADLGTDPGRINPLRFDSSASTLRAGLQFDGPLNRMAERNDYRASQIEYQRARRNYMAARDSILFDVRKILRNLNLNRFSFEISRQQLITAARQVEQAQIDLRNAEQSDSNLTRNLLQALQSLLQARNSLIASWVSYETSRMQLHQALGILQVDDSGSWINDGQTFDNFLDINDAPLGFERELDPGLDGDASGDEEVPVL